One window of Cohnella hashimotonis genomic DNA carries:
- a CDS encoding DUF4288 domain-containing protein, which translates to MKNQKNRKSTWGWYAVKVLYEAVITGHPDPATIDENYSNTHKSFEESILLVNAQSPDHAYTIAEKKAKQNEMDYENPYGETVEWIFVRSLDCFILFDENLQSGTELYSRALRVPKDVPNETVIAHYYPEMVHEHVVDHNFILRNSLFNSKPHSPN; encoded by the coding sequence ATGAAAAATCAAAAAAACAGAAAATCAACCTGGGGATGGTACGCGGTAAAGGTATTGTACGAAGCCGTCATAACCGGCCATCCTGATCCTGCAACGATAGACGAAAACTATTCCAACACGCATAAGTCATTCGAAGAAAGCATTCTCCTCGTAAATGCGCAGTCGCCCGACCACGCTTATACTATCGCCGAAAAGAAAGCCAAGCAGAATGAAATGGATTATGAAAATCCATATGGCGAAACGGTCGAATGGATTTTCGTCCGGTCTTTAGATTGTTTCATCTTATTTGATGAAAATCTGCAATCAGGCACGGAGCTGTATTCGCGAGCTTTGCGCGTACCCAAAGATGTCCCCAACGAGACGGTCATCGCTCACTATTATCCGGAGATGGTGCACGAACATGTCGTCGATCACAACTTTATTTTGAGAAATAGCCTTTTCAATTCAAAGCCGCATTCCCCTAACTGA
- a CDS encoding dihydrofolate reductase family protein, which produces MGRVILQMNVTLDGCCDHRQAIADEELHQYSEDLMDRTDGGLFGRETYQLMESAWPAIASSGKGPPFLVDFARKLDQKPKYVFSRTLDHVSWHNSFLLKGPVSEEVPKLLAEGKTLLVNGGPGLGSTLAQLGLVDEYHFLVQPIVAGHGPRLLGGIRDRLNLILIDTKRFDSGVMALSYTPVR; this is translated from the coding sequence ATGGGACGCGTAATTCTGCAAATGAATGTGACGTTGGACGGTTGCTGCGACCACAGACAGGCGATTGCGGATGAGGAACTTCACCAGTACTCGGAGGATCTGATGGACCGGACCGATGGCGGGCTGTTCGGACGAGAAACTTACCAACTGATGGAAAGTGCCTGGCCAGCCATCGCCAGCAGCGGCAAAGGACCTCCATTCCTGGTCGACTTCGCACGCAAGCTCGATCAAAAACCCAAGTACGTCTTCTCGAGGACGCTGGATCACGTGTCGTGGCACAACTCCTTTTTGTTGAAAGGACCCGTTTCCGAGGAAGTGCCGAAGCTTCTGGCGGAAGGGAAAACGCTGCTCGTTAACGGCGGTCCGGGCCTCGGTTCGACCCTGGCGCAGCTAGGCTTGGTAGATGAGTATCACTTCCTGGTACAGCCCATCGTTGCCGGACATGGCCCCCGGTTGTTGGGTGGCATTCGCGACCGACTCAATCTGATACTGATCGATACCAAACGCTTCGACTCCGGCGTCATGGCGCTCAGCTACACGCCTGTTCGTTGA
- a CDS encoding DHA2 family efflux MFS transporter permease subunit, with protein MRQLSKTLVGEGGSLKKGPILFIMILGAFLATLNQTIMSVATPELMTDFGISATTAQWLTTGYMLVNGVLIPITAFLMQRFTTRELFQASMIIFLAGTIVSAVATGFPVLLTGRLIQAAGAGIIMPLLMNVILTLFPPNKRGAAMGMVGFAIIFAPAIGPTLAGYVLENFPWETMFYGMLPFVVLVIILGFIYLRNVSERSFPKIDIVSVLLSTIGFGAVLFGFSRAGSLGWSSTEVITYLIAGVVALVLFTWRQLASDNPLLDLRAFRYDMFTLTTIINIAVTMMMYADMMLLPLYLQNARGYTALESGLLMLPGSLLMGFMMPITGKLFDRFGAKWLSVIGMAITIGTTIGFMNLTDSTSYTYLVLMSTGRRIGMAMFLMPITTAGLNQLPPRLGAHGTAISNTIKQVAGAIGTSLLVTVMTDRTKTHYTEMAAAGGTDQAHMSMEAMIQGINDAYLVIVAIGVVGLLLSFFIKRKDHPHEVKDLSARTEVKVQEA; from the coding sequence ATGAGGCAGTTGAGTAAAACCTTGGTTGGTGAGGGCGGTTCGCTTAAAAAGGGGCCGATCCTGTTCATCATGATTCTGGGGGCATTCCTTGCGACCTTGAATCAGACGATCATGAGCGTCGCTACGCCGGAACTGATGACTGACTTCGGAATTTCGGCCACGACGGCGCAATGGCTGACGACCGGATATATGCTGGTCAATGGCGTGCTGATTCCGATTACGGCCTTTTTAATGCAGCGGTTCACGACCCGGGAGCTGTTCCAGGCTTCCATGATTATTTTCCTGGCAGGTACGATCGTGTCGGCTGTCGCAACCGGCTTCCCGGTGCTGCTGACCGGACGCCTCATACAAGCGGCCGGTGCCGGTATTATTATGCCGCTGCTGATGAACGTCATTCTGACTCTGTTCCCGCCCAACAAACGCGGCGCGGCAATGGGCATGGTCGGTTTCGCCATCATCTTCGCGCCTGCGATCGGACCGACGCTTGCCGGGTACGTCCTCGAGAACTTCCCTTGGGAAACGATGTTCTACGGCATGCTGCCGTTTGTCGTACTCGTCATCATTTTGGGCTTTATCTATCTTCGCAACGTGTCGGAGCGGTCGTTCCCGAAAATCGATATCGTCAGCGTGCTTCTGTCCACGATCGGCTTTGGCGCCGTGCTATTCGGTTTTAGCCGGGCAGGCAGCCTGGGATGGTCGAGCACCGAGGTCATCACGTATTTGATCGCGGGCGTCGTCGCCTTAGTTCTCTTTACTTGGCGTCAACTGGCGTCCGACAATCCGCTGCTCGATCTTCGCGCTTTCAGGTACGACATGTTCACGCTCACGACCATCATCAACATCGCCGTCACGATGATGATGTACGCGGACATGATGCTGCTGCCGCTGTATTTGCAGAACGCACGGGGTTACACCGCGCTGGAGTCCGGCCTGCTGATGCTCCCCGGTTCGCTCCTGATGGGCTTCATGATGCCGATCACAGGCAAGCTGTTCGACCGCTTCGGCGCGAAGTGGCTGTCCGTCATCGGCATGGCCATCACGATCGGCACGACGATCGGCTTTATGAACTTGACCGACTCGACCAGTTATACGTACCTGGTGCTCATGTCGACGGGCCGACGTATCGGCATGGCGATGTTCCTGATGCCGATCACGACGGCGGGTCTCAACCAGCTGCCGCCGCGGCTCGGCGCCCACGGCACGGCGATCTCGAATACGATCAAGCAGGTTGCAGGCGCCATCGGCACCTCGCTGTTGGTCACCGTGATGACGGACCGCACCAAGACGCACTACACGGAGATGGCTGCCGCCGGCGGCACCGACCAGGCGCATATGTCGATGGAAGCGATGATCCAGGGCATCAACGATGCGTACCTCGTTATCGTCGCAATCGGCGTTGTCGGCCTGCTGCTCTCCTTTTTCATCAAACGCAAGGATCATCCGCACGAGGTCAAGGACCTGTCAGCGCGGACGGAAGTCAAAGTTCAGGAAGCATAA
- a CDS encoding TetR/AcrR family transcriptional regulator, with the protein MSQATPRTDPRIVRTRRMLRDALVELLEEMDVEKISVNRLAERATINRVTFYLHYRDIPDMMEKMADEMIEDLRAILQSPAARQSPAQQAEGWPLMVNLLEHIAENFRFYKVILTTRRTTVFTEKFLRLLTDMVVERIDSPEGEANLAALGIQRDVVVWYGSSALIGTIISWLRNDMPYTPLYLAKQFMLMRRQHEKPPVLPRATDQ; encoded by the coding sequence ATGAGTCAGGCCACGCCGCGCACCGATCCCCGTATCGTTCGCACGCGCCGCATGCTGCGCGATGCATTAGTCGAACTGCTGGAGGAGATGGACGTCGAGAAAATCTCGGTGAACCGACTGGCAGAGCGCGCTACGATCAACCGGGTGACGTTCTACCTGCATTACCGGGACATCCCGGACATGATGGAAAAGATGGCGGACGAGATGATCGAGGACCTGCGCGCGATCCTGCAATCGCCCGCAGCCCGGCAAAGTCCCGCCCAACAGGCCGAAGGCTGGCCGCTGATGGTCAATCTGCTGGAGCATATCGCCGAGAACTTCCGGTTTTACAAGGTCATTTTGACGACCAGGCGGACGACGGTTTTTACGGAGAAATTTTTAAGGCTGCTGACCGATATGGTCGTGGAGCGAATCGACAGCCCGGAGGGGGAAGCGAACCTTGCCGCCCTGGGCATCCAGCGGGATGTCGTCGTCTGGTACGGCTCCTCGGCATTGATCGGCACGATTATCTCATGGCTGCGCAACGACATGCCCTACACGCCGCTATATTTGGCCAAGCAGTTCATGCTGATGAGGCGTCAGCACGAGAAGCCTCCGGTATTGCCGAGAGCGACCGATCAGTAG
- a CDS encoding bifunctional glycosyltransferase family 2/GtrA family protein: MTILIPSYEPDERLLGLIHDLKKVTDTPILIVDDGSGDKYNGIFQSAREAGCTVLTHEDNKGKGKALKTGFDFIKRTGDTEGVVCADSDGQHLPHDIMRIAQKVRTHRRHIVLGSRRFTGKVPLRSRFGNSATRLIYAFATGAPIQDTQTGLRGYSTDMLDWLCRVPGERFEYEMNMLLASKPAGYATVEVPIDTVYLDDNKSSHFRPLADSARIYFPFLKFGASSVLSAALDFTLLFLLQWITSNLLVAVVGARIFSSAFNYAMNRKFVFGGKRTGVRRSLPRYYALAVIILIFNYALLYSLHETIGFPLFASKLLTEGLLFLFSYWWQRRYVY, encoded by the coding sequence ATGACGATTTTAATTCCTTCTTACGAACCCGACGAGCGGCTGCTGGGTCTGATTCACGACTTGAAAAAGGTAACCGATACGCCGATCTTGATCGTGGACGACGGCAGCGGGGACAAATACAACGGCATTTTCCAATCGGCGCGGGAGGCCGGATGCACCGTTTTGACGCATGAAGATAACAAAGGCAAGGGCAAGGCGTTAAAAACCGGCTTCGACTTTATTAAGCGCACGGGCGACACGGAAGGCGTCGTATGCGCGGACAGCGACGGGCAGCATCTGCCCCACGATATTATGCGAATCGCGCAAAAGGTTCGCACGCACCGGCGCCATATCGTACTCGGCAGCCGTCGCTTCACCGGCAAAGTGCCGCTGCGCAGCCGCTTCGGCAACTCGGCCACCCGATTGATATACGCTTTTGCGACGGGTGCGCCCATTCAGGACACGCAGACCGGTCTGCGCGGATATTCGACCGATATGCTCGATTGGCTCTGCCGCGTGCCCGGGGAGCGGTTCGAGTACGAGATGAACATGCTGCTCGCCTCCAAGCCGGCGGGATACGCGACCGTCGAGGTGCCGATCGACACCGTCTACCTCGACGACAACAAGTCCTCGCATTTCCGTCCGCTCGCCGACTCGGCACGCATTTACTTTCCGTTTCTCAAGTTCGGCGCATCGTCCGTTCTGTCGGCTGCGCTCGACTTCACCCTGCTGTTCCTGCTGCAATGGATAACGTCCAACCTGCTGGTCGCCGTCGTCGGCGCCCGCATTTTCAGCTCCGCCTTTAATTATGCGATGAACCGCAAATTCGTGTTCGGCGGCAAGCGTACGGGTGTCCGACGCTCTCTCCCCCGCTACTATGCATTGGCCGTCATTATTCTGATCTTCAATTATGCGCTGCTTTATTCGCTCCACGAGACGATCGGCTTCCCGCTCTTTGCCTCCAAGCTGCTGACCGAAGGTTTGCTGTTTCTGTTCAGCTACTGGTGGCAGCGGAGATACGTCTACTGA
- a CDS encoding phosphodiester glycosidase family protein, giving the protein MVAIKRLKRKTKIIASVVLVLATLGTVTYKLADRYLIEHVEVRVASAQTSSNVSNLSAGSTAGTTPDASTNGSAAASSSTSTTGSASDSTTASTGSVQSDDWNYESDNEKISIQKVQKGSGDDLITYYVADVILKNGTSIQTAFAKDAFGTNITQNTSTIAANHGAVFAINGDYYGFRNDGVVIRNGTLYRDEPAREGLALLSDGSMKSYDEEEETSASLLADGVTNTFSFGPTLVQNGVAVDNFDNVKIDTNFGNRTIDGANPRTGIGMIAPNHYVFVVVDGRSSDSRGMTLNEFADLFAELGATEAYNLDGGGSSTMYFNGKVVNNPQGKEKERGVSDIIFLPE; this is encoded by the coding sequence GTGGTCGCCATTAAACGCCTGAAGCGAAAAACCAAAATCATTGCATCCGTCGTCCTGGTCCTCGCGACGCTCGGAACCGTCACGTATAAGCTCGCCGACCGGTACTTGATCGAGCACGTGGAGGTCCGGGTTGCGAGCGCGCAGACTTCGTCGAACGTATCCAATCTGTCGGCCGGCTCTACCGCGGGGACGACCCCGGACGCCTCAACAAACGGTTCTGCGGCAGCCTCGTCATCAACGTCGACGACTGGCTCAGCGTCCGACTCGACGACAGCCTCGACCGGCAGCGTTCAGTCCGACGACTGGAACTACGAGAGCGACAACGAAAAAATCAGCATCCAAAAGGTGCAAAAGGGCTCGGGCGACGACCTGATCACCTACTATGTCGCGGACGTGATCCTCAAAAACGGCACGAGCATCCAAACGGCGTTCGCCAAAGACGCCTTCGGCACGAATATCACGCAAAACACGTCCACCATCGCGGCCAACCACGGCGCCGTATTCGCGATTAACGGCGATTACTACGGCTTCCGCAACGACGGCGTCGTCATTCGTAACGGCACGCTCTACCGGGACGAACCGGCGCGCGAAGGGCTGGCCCTGCTCTCGGACGGATCGATGAAGTCCTATGACGAGGAGGAAGAGACTTCCGCCTCCCTGCTGGCCGACGGCGTGACCAACACCTTCTCGTTCGGCCCGACGCTCGTCCAGAATGGCGTCGCCGTCGACAACTTCGACAACGTCAAGATCGACACCAACTTCGGCAACCGCACGATCGACGGGGCAAATCCGCGGACGGGCATCGGCATGATCGCGCCCAACCACTATGTATTCGTCGTCGTGGACGGACGCTCGTCGGACAGCAGAGGCATGACGCTGAATGAATTTGCGGACCTGTTCGCCGAGCTCGGCGCGACCGAGGCTTACAACCTGGACGGCGGCGGCTCCTCTACGATGTATTTCAACGGCAAGGTCGTGAACAATCCGCAAGGCAAGGAAAAGGAACGGGGCGTAAGCGACATCATCTTTCTTCCCGAATAA
- a CDS encoding AraC family transcriptional regulator produces the protein MSNDQQLRADPLYVGMAHHKRRSRNPVQQLYTYVIRLQTSGSCEALIDGEFSEIFPGDLLLFRPGDPYELILRDNSIDYYVICTGTWIDEWWARFDPPRKTAVPLDDELLKLWSRLERETLRSGNARDELTDYLLRAFCLSLQRLYETAGTEKASTPAYVAYSIKRFIDQHAAEALTLEQIARHAGVSVSRTVSLFKRCFNQSIMSYAIEVRLATACERIRHTSMSLDAVAASCGFNSYTYFHRQFRMRYGLSPRQYREEQQKRASLPTT, from the coding sequence ATGTCGAACGATCAGCAGCTGCGCGCCGATCCGCTTTACGTCGGCATGGCGCATCACAAGAGGCGGTCCCGCAATCCTGTACAGCAGTTATATACATACGTAATTCGGCTGCAAACGAGCGGCAGCTGCGAGGCGCTGATCGACGGCGAATTCTCCGAAATTTTTCCCGGCGACCTGCTCCTATTCAGGCCCGGCGATCCGTACGAGCTGATCCTGAGGGACAACAGCATCGATTATTACGTCATCTGCACGGGCACATGGATCGATGAATGGTGGGCGCGCTTCGACCCGCCGAGAAAAACCGCCGTCCCGCTCGACGACGAGCTGCTGAAGTTATGGAGCCGGCTCGAGCGGGAAACGCTCCGGTCCGGCAACGCGAGAGACGAGCTGACCGATTACCTGCTGCGCGCCTTCTGCCTGTCGCTGCAGCGGCTGTACGAGACGGCCGGTACGGAAAAGGCCTCTACTCCCGCTTATGTCGCTTACAGCATCAAGCGTTTCATCGACCAGCACGCGGCCGAGGCGCTGACGCTCGAGCAGATCGCGAGACACGCCGGGGTCAGCGTATCCCGCACCGTGTCGCTGTTCAAGCGCTGCTTCAACCAATCGATCATGAGTTACGCGATCGAAGTCCGTCTCGCGACCGCCTGCGAGCGCATCCGGCACACGTCCATGTCGCTCGATGCCGTCGCGGCGTCCTGCGGCTTCAACAGCTACACCTACTTCCATCGGCAATTCCGCATGCGCTACGGACTGTCCCCCCGCCAATACCGGGAGGAGCAGCAGAAGCGCGCGAGCTTACCGACGACTTGA
- a CDS encoding sugar phosphate isomerase/epimerase family protein codes for MTKMKVGLQLYTLRDELERDFEQTLRRVAELGYEGVEFAGYYGYDPERLRELMDGLSLKTVSTHVNVNRLRHHLDEELAMSAALGNRFAVCPGITASERMPLPEAAAFFEACGTRFAEQGITFGFHNHWIEFTETYEDERWFDAFFGRVSPGFMKSELDVCWVAHGGCDPVAYIRKYAGRVPLIHLKDMRKSPAGEVETVELGRGDMDLPAVLAASEAAGTEWLIVEQDDCAGPALESVRVSREWLRERGY; via the coding sequence ATGACGAAAATGAAGGTCGGATTGCAATTGTATACGTTAAGGGACGAGCTGGAGCGGGACTTCGAGCAAACGCTGCGGCGGGTGGCCGAGCTAGGCTACGAGGGCGTCGAATTCGCGGGCTATTACGGATATGACCCGGAGCGGCTGCGCGAGTTGATGGATGGGCTGTCGCTGAAGACGGTCAGCACGCACGTGAACGTGAACCGGCTGCGCCATCACCTGGACGAGGAGCTTGCCATGAGCGCTGCTCTTGGCAACCGCTTCGCCGTCTGCCCGGGGATCACCGCATCGGAGCGAATGCCTCTGCCGGAAGCGGCGGCTTTTTTTGAAGCTTGCGGCACGCGCTTCGCGGAGCAGGGGATTACGTTCGGCTTCCACAACCATTGGATCGAATTTACGGAGACGTACGAGGACGAGCGGTGGTTCGACGCGTTCTTCGGCCGCGTCTCGCCCGGCTTCATGAAGAGCGAGCTCGACGTATGCTGGGTCGCGCACGGTGGATGCGATCCGGTTGCATATATTCGGAAATACGCGGGACGCGTGCCGCTTATCCATCTGAAGGATATGCGCAAATCCCCGGCCGGCGAAGTCGAGACGGTGGAGCTCGGGCGCGGCGACATGGATCTGCCCGCCGTGCTGGCGGCGTCCGAAGCGGCCGGCACCGAATGGCTCATCGTGGAGCAGGACGACTGCGCGGGTCCGGCGCTCGAGAGCGTTCGCGTCAGCAGGGAGTGGCTTCGCGAGCGCGGTTATTAA
- a CDS encoding AraC family transcriptional regulator, producing the protein MPDYPIYGSKEMLDDAFPFKIEIRRPRTMNDVLHAHEHLQLCYMRSGSCLHWAGGQCHVLAKGDLFSIPPFQEHRLERREGMDFVMYQVDFMPHAIHESLRDLASIETFVDFAFIRPLIAEADLMPKMTLTLPAQAVVESLLDVIAAEWEEKEEGYRLAIRAELLKLLVLTCRQYKRYSGAESPRERQQVAYHRKAFFETIAYMESHYDEDLHLEDMAARALMAPSYFSNLLKLVKGKSYIELLSALRIQAAMELLLGTDLSVTEIATRAGYNHISHFNRTFKKHTGLTPGDYRKHQA; encoded by the coding sequence ATGCCCGATTATCCGATTTACGGCTCCAAAGAGATGCTGGACGACGCGTTTCCCTTTAAGATCGAGATTCGGCGGCCCCGGACGATGAACGACGTTTTGCACGCGCACGAGCATCTGCAGCTTTGCTATATGCGCTCCGGCAGCTGCCTTCATTGGGCGGGCGGACAGTGCCACGTGCTGGCCAAAGGCGACCTTTTTTCGATTCCGCCCTTTCAGGAGCATCGGCTTGAGCGGCGCGAAGGGATGGACTTCGTCATGTACCAGGTCGACTTCATGCCTCATGCGATCCATGAGAGCCTGCGGGACCTGGCAAGCATCGAGACATTCGTCGACTTCGCCTTCATCCGCCCGCTTATCGCCGAGGCCGACCTGATGCCCAAGATGACGCTGACGCTGCCCGCGCAGGCCGTCGTCGAAAGCTTGCTGGACGTCATCGCGGCCGAGTGGGAGGAAAAAGAGGAAGGCTATCGGCTCGCGATCCGGGCCGAGCTGCTCAAGCTGCTCGTGCTGACCTGCCGGCAGTACAAACGATATTCCGGCGCCGAGAGCCCCCGCGAGCGGCAGCAGGTCGCTTACCACCGCAAAGCTTTTTTCGAAACGATCGCCTATATGGAGTCGCACTACGACGAGGACCTTCATCTGGAGGATATGGCGGCCAGGGCGCTTATGGCGCCGTCTTACTTCAGCAACCTGCTGAAGCTGGTCAAGGGCAAATCGTACATCGAGCTGCTGTCCGCGCTCCGCATCCAGGCGGCCATGGAGCTGCTGCTGGGCACGGACCTCAGCGTGACCGAGATCGCGACGCGCGCGGGCTACAATCATATCAGCCATTTCAACCGCACCTTTAAAAAGCACACCGGGCTCACGCCGGGCGATTATCGCAAGCATCAGGCCTGA
- a CDS encoding sugar phosphate isomerase/epimerase family protein: MNRLAFSTLPCEGLTLDQMLELAVRWGFGGMELREGASWGVSTDMTAEARKSAFRSFERAGVRATDIASGVCLTGLDSDEAQLENLRRSVRLAHDLQAGGVRIFLGYFTERRDQIMPAIPYGALVAHIAAACDDAVPLGVPIWIETHNEFATGRSLRKLLDDVGRDNCAVIYDIIHPLEEGEQPEETVALLGAQCAHVHMKDGVPFEDPMRSSWKYTRIGEGRVPVVSIVETLERAGYSGSYSLEWETKWRPELQAPGMEPETIFPAYAAKMRDILDQLGK; the protein is encoded by the coding sequence ATGAATCGATTGGCATTCAGCACGCTCCCTTGCGAGGGCCTGACATTGGACCAGATGCTGGAGCTGGCCGTCCGCTGGGGCTTCGGCGGGATGGAGCTCAGGGAGGGCGCGTCATGGGGCGTATCCACGGACATGACGGCCGAGGCGCGCAAGTCGGCATTCCGCAGCTTTGAACGGGCCGGCGTCCGGGCGACCGACATCGCCTCTGGCGTTTGTCTTACCGGTCTTGACAGCGATGAGGCGCAGCTCGAAAACTTGCGGCGCTCGGTCAGGCTGGCGCATGACCTGCAGGCGGGTGGCGTACGGATTTTCCTCGGCTACTTCACCGAACGAAGGGACCAGATTATGCCGGCCATCCCCTACGGGGCGCTTGTCGCGCATATCGCGGCCGCCTGCGACGATGCGGTGCCGCTCGGCGTGCCGATCTGGATCGAGACGCACAACGAGTTCGCGACCGGCCGCTCGCTCCGCAAGCTGCTGGACGATGTGGGGCGCGACAACTGCGCGGTCATCTACGATATCATCCACCCGCTCGAAGAGGGCGAGCAGCCGGAGGAGACGGTGGCGCTGCTGGGTGCGCAGTGCGCCCACGTCCATATGAAGGACGGCGTCCCGTTCGAGGATCCGATGCGGAGCAGCTGGAAGTACACGCGGATCGGAGAGGGCCGGGTTCCGGTCGTTTCTATCGTAGAAACGCTGGAGCGCGCGGGCTATTCGGGCAGCTACTCCCTGGAGTGGGAGACCAAATGGCGGCCCGAGCTGCAGGCGCCGGGCATGGAGCCCGAGACGATTTTTCCCGCCTATGCGGCGAAGATGCGCGATATTTTAGACCAACTTGGGAAATGA
- a CDS encoding hydroxyacid dehydrogenase gives MKTLVTIADLGLLELFWRPAVRDKLASFSEADFVEPGQPFDTAALAERIGDYDACITSWGSPFFSPDALASAGKLKFIGHGAGSVASIVGDDVFDTPIVVTSANTVLGRSTAELAVSLILAGAWNHAGYAARLKRGQWSNNNRESVLGVTSRTVGIVGYGEISKQVIAMLKPFDVRLLIHSGYCPPEEAAALGAELVGLNELFERSDIVSLHNTWTPRTEGMIGAEQLTRLRDGALFVNTARGPIVQEQALADELQGGRIFAALDVYASEPLPREHEWLSMDNVLCLPHIGGFHGLLKRDLCDFIVDELHRFTKGETPIGTVTREHFRRLTPR, from the coding sequence ATGAAAACATTGGTTACGATTGCGGATCTTGGACTGCTGGAGCTGTTCTGGCGGCCCGCGGTCCGCGACAAGCTGGCAAGCTTTTCCGAAGCCGACTTCGTCGAGCCGGGGCAGCCGTTCGACACTGCGGCGCTGGCCGAGCGGATCGGCGATTACGACGCCTGCATCACGTCGTGGGGATCGCCGTTTTTCTCGCCGGACGCGCTCGCGTCCGCCGGCAAGCTGAAGTTCATCGGCCATGGCGCCGGCAGCGTCGCCTCGATCGTCGGCGACGACGTGTTCGATACGCCGATCGTCGTGACGAGCGCCAACACGGTGCTCGGACGTTCGACCGCCGAGCTCGCCGTATCGCTCATCCTGGCAGGCGCCTGGAATCACGCCGGCTACGCCGCCAGGCTGAAGCGCGGACAGTGGAGCAACAACAACCGCGAATCCGTGCTCGGCGTGACGAGCAGAACCGTCGGCATCGTCGGCTACGGCGAGATCTCGAAGCAGGTCATCGCCATGCTGAAGCCGTTCGACGTCCGGCTGCTTATCCATTCGGGCTATTGCCCGCCGGAGGAGGCGGCCGCGCTGGGCGCGGAGCTCGTGGGCTTGAACGAGCTGTTCGAGCGCAGCGATATCGTCTCGCTGCACAATACGTGGACGCCGCGGACAGAGGGCATGATCGGCGCGGAGCAGCTCACGCGCCTGCGCGACGGAGCGCTGTTCGTCAACACGGCGCGCGGCCCGATCGTGCAGGAGCAGGCGCTGGCGGACGAGCTGCAAGGCGGGCGCATATTCGCGGCGCTCGACGTATACGCGTCGGAGCCGCTGCCGCGGGAGCACGAATGGCTCTCGATGGACAACGTGCTCTGCCTGCCGCATATCGGCGGCTTCCACGGCCTCCTGAAGCGCGATCTGTGCGATTTTATCGTCGACGAGCTGCATCGGTTCACGAAGGGCGAGACGCCGATCGGCACCGTCACCCGCGAGCATTTCCGCCGGTTGACGCCGAGATAA
- a CDS encoding Gfo/Idh/MocA family protein: MNIGLIGCGAMGSVYADRLAWMNGVRVTAVCHPERAKAARLAELLHAGVHESYGEMIARPDLDIVCVTLPTYLHKEYVLQALNAGKHVICEKPLALTEADCLELIEASRKNKVRLCVAHVVRFFPEYRDARTLMRAGKAGSVASVRAARASLMPTENSWFLDKRKKLTAGHKKIRFTKGANSAEIDYLDVMLKP; this comes from the coding sequence ATGAACATCGGTTTAATCGGGTGCGGCGCAATGGGAAGCGTTTATGCCGATCGTTTGGCATGGATGAATGGGGTACGGGTGACCGCAGTCTGCCATCCCGAGCGGGCTAAGGCAGCGCGTTTAGCTGAGTTGCTGCATGCCGGCGTCCACGAGTCCTACGGCGAGATGATCGCGCGTCCGGATCTGGATATCGTCTGCGTGACTTTGCCGACTTATTTGCATAAGGAATACGTGCTGCAGGCGCTGAACGCCGGAAAACACGTGATTTGCGAAAAACCGCTTGCGCTTACAGAAGCCGATTGTTTGGAACTCATAGAGGCAAGCCGAAAGAATAAGGTCAGGTTGTGCGTCGCGCATGTGGTCCGATTTTTTCCGGAATATAGAGATGCCCGAACGCTCATGCGCGCTGGGAAGGCGGGATCGGTCGCGTCCGTGCGTGCGGCAAGAGCTAGCCTAATGCCGACGGAGAACAGTTGGTTTTTGGATAAGCGCAAAAAGTTGACCGCCGGACACAAGAAAATCCGGTTTACCAAAGGCGCGAATTCAGCGGAAATCGACTATTTGGATGTCATGCTTAAGCCTTGA